Proteins encoded by one window of Ovis canadensis isolate MfBH-ARS-UI-01 breed Bighorn chromosome 14, ARS-UI_OviCan_v2, whole genome shotgun sequence:
- the KLK4 gene encoding kallikrein-4 — MTTAGNPWGWFLGHLLLGVTGSLAWGGSSRIINGEDCRPHSQPWQAALFLENEFFCGGVLVHPQWVLSAAHCFQKSYTIGLGLHSLEADQEPGSQMIEAHLSIQHPEYNKPSFANDLMLIKLEESVPSSDTIQDISIASQCPGAGGDSCLVSGWGRLVNGRLPKVLQCVNISVVSEKICSELYAHVYHPSMFCAGGGQDQKDSCHGDSGGPLVCNGSLQGLVSFGQAQCGQPYVPSVYTNLCKFTDWIQKTIQAS; from the exons ATGACCACAGCAGGAAACCCCTGGGGCTGGTTCCTGGGGCATCTCCTCCTCGGTGTCACAG GATCCCTCGCCTGGGGCGGCAGCAGCCGTATCATCAACGGCGAGGACTGCCGCCCGCACTCGCAGCCCTGGCAGGCGGCCCTGTTCTTGGAAAATGAATTTTTCTGCGGGGGCGTCCTGGTGCATCCGCAGTGGGTGCTGTCAGCTGCGCATTGCTTCCAGAA GTCCTATACCATTGGGCTGGGCCTGCACAGTCTTGAGGCCGACCAAGAACCAGGCAGTCAGATGATAGAAGCCCACCTCTCCATCCAACACCCAGAGTACAACAAACCATCTTTCGCCAACGACCTCATGCTCATCAAGTTGGAAGAATCGGTGCCCTCGTCTGATACCATCCAGGACATCAGCATCGCCTCCCAGTGCCCGGGCGCCGGGGGGGATTCCTGCCTGGTTTCCGGCTGGGGTCGGCTGGTGAATG GCAGACTGCCCAAAGTGCTCCAATGTGTGAATATCTCAGTGGTGTCGGAGAAGATCTGCAGTGAACTCTATGCTCACGTGTACCACCCCAGCATGTTCTGCGCTGGCGGAGGCCAGGACCAGAAGGACTCCTGCCAT GGTGACTCTGGGGGCCCCCTGGTCTGCAACGGGTCCCTGCAGGGCCTGGTATCCTTTGGACAAGCCCAGTGTGGCCAACCCTACGTGCCAAGCGTCTACACCAACCTCTGCAAGTTCACGGACTGGATACAGAAAACCATCCAGGCCAGTTAA